In the genome of Candidatus Moraniibacteriota bacterium, one region contains:
- a CDS encoding methyltransferase domain-containing protein, which produces MKKLHLGCGRIYIPGFIHIDLMDFDHIDYKIPADDLSVFDDDSVDLVYACHILEHFKRTEVKKVLQEWFRVLKPGGVLRLSVPGFEEIVAIYQKYGDLKLVLGPLVGGQTYLYNFHYMAFDFRFLSELLIEAGFKGVRRYDWRKTEHAGIDDYSQAYIPHMDKEHGLPVSLNVEAVK; this is translated from the coding sequence ATGAAAAAATTGCATCTTGGGTGTGGGAGAATATATATTCCTGGGTTTATCCATATCGATCTCATGGACTTTGATCACATCGATTATAAGATACCGGCCGATGATCTGAGTGTCTTTGATGATGATAGTGTGGATCTCGTATATGCCTGTCATATTCTAGAGCACTTCAAGCGAACGGAGGTCAAGAAGGTTTTACAGGAATGGTTTCGGGTATTGAAACCGGGAGGCGTTTTGAGGCTTTCAGTACCCGGTTTTGAGGAGATCGTTGCCATCTATCAGAAATATGGAGATTTGAAACTGGTTCTCGGACCGCTTGTCGGTGGGCAGACGTATCTTTATAATTTCCATTATATGGCGTTCGATTTCAGATTTCTTTCAGAGCTTCTTATAGAGGCTGGTTTCAAGGGGGTTCGGCGGTATGATTGGAGAAAGACGGAGCATGCCGGAATCGATGATTACTCGCAGGCATACATTCCTCACATGGATAAGGAACATGGATTGCCGGTCAGTCTTAACGTCGAGGCGGTAAAGTAG